In the genome of Fusarium poae strain DAOMC 252244 chromosome 1, whole genome shotgun sequence, the window TTGCATGCGGTACAAACCAGATCTTTGTGTTCAGCAGGTAAAcatgtaggtacctacctacctatccatGAGGTAAAGTGGAGGCCATCAAGCAAGGTACAGTACCCAGAACGACAACGACACTTTTTTATCCCATGGATCCCTTACCCACACACTCTTCTGTTTTGCTAGGGACCTACTGCATCATAGCCCCGTCGCTCACGCAGGGACCCAATGAATGGCTGATTTGTTAGCTCCCCCAGCTGTGACTGCTCTGGCTCCCGCTACCTTGGGGCGGGCATTAGGTTGAATAGGTGCTCCCGTCGTCATAAAACCGTCGAGGCCGCAAAACCTCGTCACCTCCTTCATTCCCATTCCCATTCCATTTCTCAGATCTTTCTCCCTCCACTTTGCTCCTCCCTCTATTCCGTGTTGCTTCTCACTTTCCGATCCTCTCACAAATTTAAAACGCAACAATGGATCCGTAGGTGTTCCCTCTTGCCAATTCTCAACCCCACCATGGAAGTGTATCTGCGCTCTAGCTAGACCACCGAGCTATCATGCTCGCGCTGAGCGGTTTGCGATCGCATCGCAAGTCTGCGCTCTACCATCCGAGATTGCCATACCAAGATCATAAGAGTTGTTTACTGACGCGAGTATCTTTATAGATGCATGGAGCTCAAACAGAACACGACAATTGTCGTGCTCGGTGCTTCTGGTGATCTGGCAAAAAAGAAGACGGTGGGGAGCTCCCCTCATAGCCCCTCATGTTCGATTGTGCTTCAAACTAACATTTCTGTCTTTGCTCCATGATAGTATCCTGCACTTTTCGGTCTTGTGAGTATTCATTAATGGCTCTTAAGTGCTTCATAAGTTAATGATAAATTAGTACCGAAACCAGTTCCTCCCCAAGGATGTCAAGATTGTAGGATATGCCCGTACTAAGATGGACCACGACGAATATATTCGACGCATCAAGTCATACATAAAGACCCCTACAAAGGAGATTGAGCAGCAACTTGAAGACTTCGCCGGGCTTTGCACTTACGTCTCTGGCCAGTACGACAAGGACGAGTCCTTCCAGGGTCTCGAGCAGCACCTCCAAGAGGTTGAGCAAGGCCGCCCCGAAAACCATCGTCTGTTCTACATGGCGCTCCCCCCCAGTGTCTTCACCATCGTTTCTCAGCACCTCAAGAAGATTTGTTACCCAAAGAACGGCATCGCGCGTGTCATTGTACGTCATCTCTTACCCAATCGTCATGTCAATGACGGCTAACAACCCTTTTAGGTCGAGAAGCCCTTCGGCAAGGATCTTGCCAGCTCCCGCGAGCTTCAAAAGTCCCTTGAGCCTGATTGGAACGAGCAGGAGCTGTTCCGAATCGACCATTACCTTGGTAAGGAGATGGTCAAAAACATCCTGATCCTTCGATTTGGTAACTCTTTCCTCGGCGCTACTTGGAACCGACACCACATCGACAACGTTCAGATCACCTTCAAGGAGCCATTTGGCACCGAAGGACGTGGAGGCTACTTCGATGAGTTTGGTATCGTCCGTGATGTGATGCAGAACCATCTTCTTCAGGTCCTCACTCTCTTGGCTATGGAGCGACCTATTTCTTTCAACGCCGAGGACATCCGCGACGAGAAGGTCCGCGTCCTTCGCGCTATCCCAGCTATCGAGCCCAAGAACGTCATCATAGGTCAGTACGGAAAGTCTCTCGACGGTAGTAAGCCCGCCTATCGCGAGGACGACACCGTTCCTCAGGATTCGCGATGCCCAACTTTCTGTGCCCTGGTCGCCTACATCAAGAACGAGCGTTGGGACGGCGTGCCTTTCATTATGAAGGCTGGAAAGGCTCTCAATGAGCAAAAGACCGAGATCCGAATCCAGTTCAAGGATGTCACATCGGGTATCTTTAAGGACATTCCCCGAAACGAGCTTGTTATGCGTATCCAGCCCAACGAGAGTGTTTACATCAAAATGAACTCCAAGCTGCCTGGTCTCAGCATGCAAACTGTCGTCACCGAGCTTGATTTGACCTACCGAAGACGATTCTCCGACCTCAAGATCCCCGAGGCTTACGAGTCACTTGTTCTTGACTGCCTCAAGGGCGACCAGTCCAACTTTGTTCGTGATGATGAGCTTGATGCCAGTTGGCGTATCTTCACACCGCTGCTCCACTACCTCGACGACAATAAGGAGATTATTCCCATGGAGTATCCTTATGGTATGTATCAGTATATGCTCCATTGGACTTGACTAACCGATGTACCTAGGTTCTCGCGGCCCCGCTGTCCTTGACGACTTCACCTCGTCTTATGGCTACAAGTTCAGTGACGCTGCTGGATACCAATGGCCAACCACCaacgctgctgctgctcccaACAAGTTGTAAGTGTGATGGCTTGCATCCTGTATGGCTCACCTGGGTGCGAAAGGATTTTGAGTGCAAGTTGCTGATAATTCTTCAGTTAATGACGCCCCCCACACAATGGGAGTCGCGACCGATTTCGGAGTATGATATCCCGAGCCCAACGAGGCAACAAAACAACTGAAtgatttttatataaaggaCGACGGGAACGGCAGGGACTTTGGCGAAATAATGGAGGCCACTTGCTTCTGGGGACTTCGTAGATGTGTCTACGTTGAAGGCTTTCCTCAAGGCTTTATGATATGCTCAAGTAGATGCGGATTTCAATAACAACTTGAATCAATTCAATTCGCAATTTGGACAAACATCAGACGCAATTTGTAGTTTATTTGCCATTTTTAGCTTGTCCTTGTCAACAAGACCCTGAGCGCCACATCCGACACACGCCCAGATGACATATGCATGCATAACCATTATCAGGCCATTGCACAATCATGTGTTTTGAGACGCATCAATGTTGAAGAAACCTTGAGAATGCCGCGACTGCTTATATTGCAGACCTCAAAAAAAGTCTCGATACAGAGTCAtgataaaaaatataatttcaTCTGTTTTTCTTGTCCCAAAAAATCAACCCGAACGGAAAGTGGAGCAGTCCTTTGTAGGCTTGTGCACGGGTTATCACATGACCAGGCGTCTTCAGCGCCCAAACCCATCGCAACAATCGAGATTCCTTTAATAGTGACCATACAAACTGCTCCGCCGACCGAATAAACACCACTTTAGAAGACGACGCCCCCACACCAAAGTATAATCGCGGCGTCGAAGTCTCTTTACGCATGATTTGCGCGCGTCTTTTCACATGACCTGGCCGGTCTTCTGTCGTTACCTCTGCGCCTCCCGAAGACTTCTCGACCAAACGCTCCGCCctcacatcatcaacaacaaccatcACCACACCCTCTCTACATTACTTCCAGCATGAGCGATCCTGCTGGCGAAATAGTCCACATCACACAGGGCTACATACCACTCTCAAAAGTCCTTACGCGCCTTGCGCAAACAACACATAATGCGCTCCAAGACCAGATTGCCGCATTGGCAAAGATGCCTCTGCCTGCTGCCGCCATGAACGGAAACTCGACGATACCAAACGGCGACACTGATGACGTCTCCAGCGAAAATATCGCCAAAAAGACATCAATATTGAATTTTGCCATGAGGGAGCATAGAAAATGGGTCAAGGCGCTTGTCATTACAGAATGGAGTCGAAAGGCCGATATGGTCAGCCAACTGATTGATCTGAGATTCCACCTTCAAGGCCAAGAGGTCTTGTTTACTGGAGCTCTCGATGTTATGGGTCACGTCAAGAGAGATTTGACTTTTGCGAGAATGCCCAGTCCTGATTTAAAGACAGCCCTCCAAGTTTTGTCAACCGGAGAGGCTGCATGGATGCCCGACGTGAGTGTTGAGCATCGCCAAAGTGTGCTGACTTCAGCTAACGTTCAAGCAGCTCTCTTATATCGAGCCGCCTCCTTTGacacgagaagaagaaatccAGTGGATGAGCGACGTGAACACTCAATTATCGTTACGGTTGAATCTCGAGGATTTCGACAAAATACCATACCCCTTTAGGACTTACGAGATCGATTCGGGCCGAGTCACCTTTAAAGTGCCTGGGGAATTTGAGGTGGATCTCACGATCGCAGACGAGGACTTTGAGAAACAGTTCTGGTTTATCGACTTCCGGTTCGCATTCAGACCAGCAGCATCATCGATCCCCGAAGGACTCAAGAACTACCTGGAGAGTCACGTGAACGACATTCTCAGCAAAGATGGACTGCTTGGCTGTTATCAATTCCTTCACGAACTGGTTCTTACTCATAAGCTCAACGAGCTCAAGCGACAGGCGAATCAAATGAGTAGGGGCTCATGGACAGGCACACTCAAGGTGGAGCCACTGAACAGAGCTCTGGCTATTCAATACTGGACTTCTCGAGCACAGTCAGGTAGCCCGAAGAGCTGGGTTTTGGTTGCTGTGACCAGTGGGAAGAAGGCAAATGGCCAACCTGACCCGAAATTATCGAGTCACTTGACAGCAAAATGGTACCGCGATAATAAAGAAGTAAAGGGCGAACATATCACTTTCGATGCCGACGACCTATCGGCAGAAGCACTGATGAAAACGGTTATTGGCCGCCATATCGACTTCCTTCTGGGCAGTGTACATAGCAAATTGCTGTCCTTCCCTCGATTCCAAAATCGCCAGGCTGCTATGGTTTTACGCTCTTCCCAAGACGATCCCGCGGCTTCGTCTCTGACCATGCGGGTCGGTTTCAAGGATAGCACAACCCTACTTATCGAGCCGACCACTGGCGTCTTTGCCGTCAAGCCTCATTCCAAATTC includes:
- a CDS encoding hypothetical protein (BUSCO:14165at5125), which gives rise to MDPCMELKQNTTIVVLGASGDLAKKKTYPALFGLYRNQFLPKDVKIVGYARTKMDHDEYIRRIKSYIKTPTKEIEQQLEDFAGLCTYVSGQYDKDESFQGLEQHLQEVEQGRPENHRLFYMALPPSVFTIVSQHLKKICYPKNGIARVIVEKPFGKDLASSRELQKSLEPDWNEQELFRIDHYLGKEMVKNILILRFGNSFLGATWNRHHIDNVQITFKEPFGTEGRGGYFDEFGIVRDVMQNHLLQVLTLLAMERPISFNAEDIRDEKVRVLRAIPAIEPKNVIIGQYGKSLDGSKPAYREDDTVPQDSRCPTFCALVAYIKNERWDGVPFIMKAGKALNEQKTEIRIQFKDVTSGIFKDIPRNELVMRIQPNESVYIKMNSKLPGLSMQTVVTELDLTYRRRFSDLKIPEAYESLVLDCLKGDQSNFVRDDELDASWRIFTPLLHYLDDNKEIIPMEYPYGSRGPAVLDDFTSSYGYKFSDAAGYQWPTTNAAAAPNKL